GCGTGTGTATTTATTGTTCGTACaagtaaaagcaaaaaatactTAGTAAACTAAATATAAACCTAACAATTGTTTCCAAATTTCAATTGTATTCTGGTCTAACACAAAGAAGCCGAAATAAATTTACTATACAAACTCACCACCTTGTTTTACGCGCCCGCTCCCCCAGAGTATTCTCTTGTCGTCTTTGCCCAAGAAAGCTCCTCCAGAATGGTAAACAAACTACTTTTTGGGGTTGGAACTTTCGACGACGCCAGCTGACTGCAGTAGCTTTCACTCTCTTCGCTctggctttgttttgttttggggcAGTAACGGGCCACTGCCGGCACATGCGCTTTGCCCGGTCCCCGAACTCGTTGAACTTCGCCGCAAAGTTTTCCGCTTCAGAACCCGGAGGGCACTCCGTCGGAGAGTTCGAGCCAATTGTGGACAAAGAAGGATACTtccttgctgctgctcctgccaaaaacaaaaagtggaaaatgttgtGTTCGCTTTAATCGTCGGGGATAAATCAATTCCGCTGTTAACTAGATTACGGGCACGTACCTGGCCAAAACCAGAGGAGGCGGAATCCAATAGGCCAATCGGGGGCAGACCGTGGAAAAGCCCTCTATCGCGAACCAGTTCGTGtcagtgtgtgcgtgtgcggaTTTTCGCCTTACTTTTTTCATGCGCAATTTGGGTTACAAAGCGAGAAAAACGCTGcttaaaatgcattaaaatgttttaagcGCGGCGCTTCATTGATTTTCCTGCGCACAAAGAATGTTACACGCAGTCCTAGCCGGGAACAAAGGGCGCAGGACAACGATGAGGACAAAGACGCGAGGAAGCTGCTTCTAGCTTCCCTGCCTTTCCTACGACGGGGCGAGGACCAGCCCCAGCGCAGATCAGGAAACTCATCCCGGGAGGCATCCTGGCTCCCGTACTGCCCAGTAGCGACATGGCCGGCCTCATCGGCACCGCAAATGGcaagcaccaccacccacacctcATCTCGCCCACCCATACGTCCCTGCCGGCCGGCATATGCAGCAGTGACAGCGGCATCTCCACTCTGAGTGCCATCTCGCCGCCGCTTTCCACCTCGACCACTACGGCCTCCGGTGCAGGAGGAGGTGTGGGCGGAAGCGGAGGCAGCCCCCAGCTGCGCACCTCACCTGCACTGAGCATGCTGGGAAGCGCCACTGCGACGGCCAGCGGAATAACCACCTCAGCAGGAGGCGGTCTTACCGCCGGGATCCTGGGTCCGGCAGCCAGCATTGATCTGGGCAGTTCGCCGCTCTCGCGCCGAAACTACAGCAACTCTCTGAAGGGCTTCAGCTTCCGTCGCAGCTTCGACGACAAGATCATCACGCCGCCGTACTTGTCGCGCGCTCCAGCCTACACCCACGGCATTACCTATCCTCATTTCCACAGTCCCCAGCCTGCGACCAACACGCCGCATCACATCCACCTACACCACCATGGGAATGGTACCGCTGCGGGATCAGGATCGAGTGTGGGGTCGGGGTCGGGGTCGGGTACGGGATCTGGCAGCGGTGCAGGAGGACTCTACCAGCAGCCTCTATCGCTGGCCTCGATGACAGCGGCCCTGCCACTGACGCCGCTCTACGGATCCCCTCTGTCCCTGCCGCTGACCTCCTCTCAGTCCACCACAAAGCTCTCCTACCGCGACGACTTTCTACAGCAGATTGGCTATCTGCCAACTACGCGCATCTACAGTACTCCCACCAGCATCGTCGACGAGGACAAGGCTCAGCAGGACTTCCTCTCGTTATCGCTGTCGCCGCCGCTCAACCGGCGGCGGGACATGCCGGCACTGCGCGGCCCATTCGTCAGTCTGTAAGTACTTCATATACTCGTAGTTATGTTGTCCCCATAAATATAAGGTCCTTTTATGACAAATACATTTCGACTGAACAGAAGATCAGTGTCTCTTGGCAAGTAGATCTAGACGTGTCCGTCCGTCCATTTGATCTTCGTACACaagtttatttcttttaaaacgtttccacgcccacaaacaacCATGACAGACTAGTGGACACGTGAACTTTCACAGCTAATTGAAGGGCAAATGAGTGAGTTCTTCCATTTAGTTCGCTCGGTTAAtttagatttttaattttccctAACCGCGAGTAGCCACCACGTGACGCCAGTGGCTAACCAATGAGCACCCCCAACCCAAAtcccaaaccccaaaccccaagCCCGAGCGCACTCAGCCACCCCCCAATGTCACAAACTCACTTCAATCGAGCAAAACGGTGACGTTTTACTGCCTCTGCTCTGTATTCGCACTGATTTCCTAGCCGACTTATGGTTTTTATTCGCTTCTCTCGGCGtctataaataatattaatatgtaGGGGTACGCCGAGTAGGGTGCGCTCGTGTGTCGGCGGGCATAGGGTGACTCAAGATTTCAGAAGCAAGCTCTTCCCTTTAAAAAGTCGCCATGGCTCCATAAGGATCAAAGGCTGAATCGAGTTCGGAACGGTGCTGCAAAAATCAATAAAGCGTGATTAGTCATTTTACGAACCAAAgcaactgcagttgcattGCGATGCATTTTGTAATCGCACCCAATCGGTCGAAACTTTATTTCGATGTGGTTTCGAAACCTTCTGGAACCAGAGGTATTCGAAATCCTGCCTGTCAAACACCCCCCTGAACGAACAGGCGAGGGAAAACTTGGCAAGGTGCCTCAGAAATCTCGGAGAACTtcacgatgatgatgatgttgacGGGCAGGGCCTCGTCTGATTGTGAGCTCATGTGGTGGACTCTTTCCTGCTGTAGTGCAGTCCATGACCGGCAAAGGCGGCGAGCAACGACGGCATGACATCGACTTGATGAAGTACATTGGATAATGACGCCAGCAGAAATACACGGCGGATAAAATCGATCATTCCCAAATTAAGCATTTTTGAATCATATTTCCCTTTAGTATTGCCAACGATTAAATTATACCATTTCCTTACCggtaaaagaaaaattaactATACACGAATAAAGCTACTGAAGTCTTTCAGCTATTTACCAATTTATGAATAATAACACTGAGTCATAAAGACATGTTAGTTGACATAATAGTTAGTATCGAGTTAAATGCGCCATTTCGTAAGGTATGATAAAGATGTTTCTAAAAAGGAAGTGTTTCGGTTTTATCGCAGTGTATAAGGAAAACTATTGGTGGGCATGGGTTCTAGGCGAtccgcacacactcacaccctGTCGGACTGGGAGCGGGCGAAGACTAAACTTAGTTGAgacaaaaaaagaaacacaaaaacagaacagaaaTACTCGCGAGTTGGAAACGGCTGCGCCTTGGCCGCTCAGGAAGAGgcggcaaaaacaaaagcgaaaagccATTCCGACATTCTCGCGGACGCCACTGAACGAATCGGACGAACGAGAAGAGATACTCGCGCAGATACAAATACCTTTCATAATTCAGATTTTCCGCCGCGcgatatattttatttatttacctcTCGGGCCACTGTTATGTAAGGAGTGTGAGTGCAGCGTGGTGTTTGTGCTTCGACCAAACTCATTCGGCGGCGCCGTGATGCAAGTGGGGCTCTAGGAAAGTCAAGGTCGCCACCCCCAACCCACACACGCATGTCCACAGCCACCCCCTGTTACTGCGCCCAGTTGCCATGAATTCGCGAAGGTCTGCTTGGAAATCCAATTGTCGAATCGAGCAGTGAATCGAATCAGAAATGGATAACTGGGGCTCGACTGCCCCGACCGCGGATCTGGAAAAGGCCATCTGCCCTATGCAGGGCAATGCCACTTTCGGCCTCGATTGGCGAGCGAGCCTGCTGGACCGCTGGTTGGATCTCTATCCCGGCTACATGCACCGCCTACAGCTGCTGCTATCACTAGCCGGCAGGGTGCACCTTCTGAGCCGGCACATCATAGCCACTTTAGCCCAGGATCCGATCTTTATGGGCGTGCTGCAGGGCAGCATGCTGTTGCTTTTCCTCTTCCTGATGCACCTGCTCCGGCTGTGGAGTTGCGGAGGTGGAGCTGAGCAGCCGCTGAACCCCACTCCGGACGTGGCAAAAAATCTGAGCTGCGACTTTAACTTTGTATCCGAGCAAGAGAAGCGGGCTGTCCAAGAAGCCGCGACGGAGGCTCTgctggaggtggaggagaAGAAGCGCCGTAAGCGGTTTACCAAGAAGCGTAACTGCGTATCCGCCGGGCCAATTCTCATTGCCCTGCGCCATCAGTCTAAGCGACCAAAGCACCGTAGTCAAGCGGCTCTTCTTTTTGAGCCCGTTAGCCCTGGAGAAGTAATCCTGGATACCTACTTGCCGCCGCGGGAACAGCCACTCACGATCAGGCTGCCTCAGTTGGCGGAGCCACTCAAGGAAGAGGAAACCGAATATAACGAGCTTAAGTGGGTTCAACGGGAAATATTACAGAGCCTACATTTTAGAACATGTAAGGGTCTGTGTCAACTAATTTGCAAcccttttattaatttcagaTCGGAGCCCCGCGGGACCCTCAGTACGACCGACGAAATTTACCCGGACTCGTCCGACAGTAGTCTCTACGTTTCGgacgaggagcaggaagaTGCTTCTCAGTATTGTCGCGGAGGGTACCATCCAGTAGTCATCGGAGACATATTTGACAACCGGTTTCGAGTGGTGAGAAAACTGGGTTGGGGCCATTTTTCTACTGTCTGGCTTTGCCGGGATCTCAAGTAAGTGATGAAATATCAAACTTACCATTTAAAAAGCCCTTCCAAACTTTATGCTTTCCCTAGAGATGAGAAGTACGTGGCCCTCAAGGTTGTAAAGAGTGCTCCGCATTACATAGAGACGGCCGCGGACGAGATCCGGCTCCTTGAAGCGATCCGGGACGCAGACCCCATGGATGTTAAGCGGGAGAGGATTGTGCGGTTGATGAACCACTTCACGGTGCGCGGTGTGAACGGAATGCACACCTGCTTGGTTTTCGAGGCGCTCGGCTGTAGCTTGTATAAGCTGATAGTGAAGAACAACTACCAGGGTCTGGGCATCGCTCAGGTGCGCAACATAATCCGCCAGGTTCTGGAGGGGCTGGACTACCTGCACAGCAAGTGCAGCATTATACACACGGATATTAAGCCGGAGAACATCCTGCTGGTGATCGACAATGCTGCCGCGATGAATCAGCAGATTGACGATGAGATCAACAGTCTGCGCGTGAAGGGTGCCGACTTCCCCGACTCGTACAGTGAGTATCAGTACTCAACCTTATTTGCCACTGGCTTCCACTGCGTTCCACTCACAGTCAGCTCCATCGAGAAGCAGACCAAGTCGCGGGCCAAGTGGCCGCTTATCGAGCCAAATGGATCGACAAATACCAACACTAGCAACAGCACGGCGACCAATTCCAATTCGTCGACTCCGCTGGCCGCCGTGATCATGTCGACGCTGGACAAGGAGGACACCACGACAACCACCTCGTCCACGCTTAATTCTAACACCACATCATCGCTGGCCTCAAAGTACTCCAGTCTATTGGGAGACTGCGAATGCAACGGAGGCCTCGGCGGATCAGCGAACCTAAACAACCGCTATCGAGCGGAGAAGAAAATCACTGCCAAGGTAAGTTCCCTTGCAAGCCAGGTCCCTAGGTCCTCAGGTCCACAGTCGCCCATGCACCACACTCGAAAGCTCTGGCCAGGATTATACTTTGTGGTGTGCATGGAAAGCATTTGTACTCTACACATTGTGAGCCCACCTTCAAACACACACTGCACACCAAAGGAACACGAAATTCTTACGTATTACTTTTGTTTCCTTATATTTTTGCGTTATCATTGCCCTTGGTTTGACACTCGTATCAGTCTTCTGGGGATTGGGAGGAAGATGGCGAATCCGACACGCTGGGCGAGCAGAGCACCTTGGCGAGCACCATCGGTACGCCCACCGATCCTGATCCCGAACCCGATCCTCAGCCCAAGGACGAGCCCGAGCCCCAGCCCGAGCCCAGTGAAGGCGCTATCCCTGAGGTAAAATGGGTTGGATGCGGGATAGTCGTTAGTGGTAGCCAGGTCGCTTGAACGGCTGGATAATGAGTTCCATTATATGTTCCTAATACGTTTTTTTGTTAGTTGGTAATTCCCCGCGCCGATATTTACTTACCATTTTAGATTATCGCTCTTGAGTTCAAACTTGTTTACATTCACCCACACCTAACCCACACGCTACTTCAAGGCAATTATATCCTGGATCGAAACGCCAAATGCTTGATTGATTGTGCGCATGGCCAGctttatatgtatgtttctGTTACAGGTTTTAGCCATGTGCTTAACGTTTGCATTGCTACCTGCTAATTGCATATATTGTTGGTGCTCTAATAGAGCTGCGGTTAAAAAAGTGTCAAAGTTTAAACagttgtaaaaataaattatatattttctgcCTATTTGCAATAAGATCTAAGCCGTTACCAATCCGTACAGCGTTGTGATAAAGGAAATTATCTTGGCAATGACTTGGCCATATCATTAGCATTACATAATAGTAATCCTGTTTATgttattaaaagtaaatttatatttcgaAAAAAGAATTATAAATGTATGTGTTCATAAATTCGTGTTGcttcataatttatataaaatctATTTGCTATTAACTGAACACTTTAGAAATGGTTTTAAAGCATTTCGTACGCCATACCCAATTGCATCGAACTTTGGCCGCAGCtatattacatacatatgtatgtatatgtttgAAATGTGGTTAGGCTAAGACGTTTTTATTATAACTTCTTATTGTATATGCGTTTCTATATCCAAACAGTAGTGGAATGCCGAACTTGGTATATCACTAGGATAGTAATCCGTGGCAATCACCGCTGGGGTTTCCACACGCAACCCCAGCGTTGACTGGCACGCCGTTTGTGTTTCGTTAATTGCACCAACTAGATGAACCTTCAAAGAAGCAAACCAACATTGTGTATTCTTTTTCTTCCTTTCTTCGTGTAAACCAATTTATATGCAACATTACGCTATATAAACACGATGCAGCTGCCCACCCCGAACTCCACATATAGCTCCTGCCTCTCCCACAACACAGCCACGATAGCCAAGTCCAAGATCAACTCAAATATTCTGAGCACGAGCACGTCCTTGACCTCAACCAACGAAAACAGTCTCACCAACACGAACACCACTACAGCCGCCACTTCCGCCCCTTCAAATGACACTCCCTCACTCACTCCCGCCCCTGCCTTATCGTCCGCCACGCCCCCCAGCACGTGCACGCCCTCGTTCACGCAAATAGCTCCTCCTGCAACTGCTCCAGCTACCAGTACAACCTGTACAACATCTGCCGAGCTCTATAATGGCGACCATAAAACAACAAGCACATCAACAACAAGtacatcaacaacaacaacatccaACGCGATATCctccgcaacaacaacaattgcgCCAACGACAACAGCAATCGCTAAACTAAATGTCCATGCCAATGCCATTCCTTCGCAGAACCAGAGTCAGAGTAGCCAGAACAACACCTACACAATCCAGTCGCTCATTGACAACAGCAACGTTCGTGTGAAGATCGCCGACTTGGGTAACGCCTGCTACGACGTGAGTACCCTTTTAAATGCTTaaagtataaaataatatattttcgGGTCCATCATAAACATACCAGATTAACACCTCATCATAATTTTACCCATTACTCATAGgttaaaagggtatactagattcgttgaaaggtATGTGATAGTATGGCTTAATAAAGCATCTGTactcttgatcaggatcactagccgagtctctctccgtatgaacgtcgagatctcaggatcTCTGCGAACTAGAAGATTCATATGAAGGATGCGGATTGCAGAGAAACCGAATTTGTGCGGGTTTTTTTTCCACCACGGCTATAACGCGCACAAATTTTTAAGCCatgcatatattacatataagACGAAACGATCCGGATCTTATAGCTGCTATGGGAATAATCGAAAAAACAGAGAGAACAATATAGTCGatttcctcgactatcagatactcAGATATTTTGATTGGAAACGCTAGCTCCTACTTTTAACCGAGTCTAGTATATCACTTACATAACGATGGTCATGTCTGTCTGACCGTAAGTACGCCCGTGTGACTTATGAGATCCCGGGAACtataatcaaaatattaaaacactCTTTCATTCTcatatatttaaattcgaaaataataaatttgataATTTATCATTCTATGCATTTCCAGTACCATCACTTTACCGAGGACATTCAGACTCGCCAGTATCGATCGATCGAGGTTCTTTTGGGAGCGCCGTACAATTATACCGCCGACATCTGGAGCACCGCTTGCTTGGCCTTCGAACTGGCCACAGGCGACTATCTGTTCGACCCTCACGCCGGAGAGTCTTACAGTCGGGACGAGGACCACTTGGCGCACATTGTGGAGCTGCTGGGCTCCATACCGCAGTCGGTGATCCTGCGGGGCAAACATGGGCTCAAGTACTTCACCAGCTACGGTAGGTATCGAAGTGTATTTCTCCCATAGAATGTGGTGTGTGAATGCCCCTTgttgatttgcattttcagGTAGCCTGAGAAACATCACCAAGCTTAAGCCCTGGAGTCTAATGAACGTGCTGGTGGAGAAGTACGACTGGGACCCGGTGGAGGCCAAGAAGTTCTCAGACTTTCTGCTGCCCATGCTTGAGTACAATCCGGTCATACGGGCGTCGGCAGCGGAGTGCCTGCAGCATCCGTGGCTGGAGCAGGAGGAGTTCGTCTAGAAGGATCAATGAGTGACGAAAGAGCTAGAGAGACACAGGCATAGGCATACTAAAATATTGCATCATAACATACGTATTTCGTAATCGTATTGTATTTCTAGGCTTAACTTTTATAATGAAACCGTTTGCCATAAAGAGAAatagtatacatatgtacgttaGCAGAAAAATCCGATGGGAAGCTAGCATTAAAGGACTCGATCGATGCACACACATTTTACACTTACGAAGTGCAGAGAAGAGGACGTTACGCGGGGaattttttaagctttttaatttttgtactTGAGagctttaaaatgtaattactaAAGAAGCGATTTTATTTGTAACGACAAACGCGAACGTAAGAAGTTGCGCAAATGTTTTTCAAGTTTTATTTCGACGTGCATATACATaggtatatacatacatacatacatatatatttttattgatgaaAAACTATAACAAAAGACAATGACGACAATTTTTAAGTCAACAGATGATGCCtaaactgactgactgaaaAGGAATACATTTTCATGCGAAACCAAGAAAACCAAGCAAATGGGAAAAGCTAAATAAATTGTACGAACTAGAAAAAATATTCATcacataattaataataacttctataatattaataagcaagtatgtatgtgtataattAACGAAACCCAATTGTTGATATCGAGAATGTTCACAGATACAGACGTAAACTCAAATATTGACATCTTTTTAGCAGCGAGTTGTAATTTTGGTACAATTAACCAAAGCCATTTGCAGATTTTTAGTCCTATGCTGATAACGAGCAGACTTGAGAATATTCTCTACCTACCTGATTTCGCTTTGCAAAATTTATCCACTAAACATCCGTGAAAATGAGCCTATCCCAGATCACATAACTTAAAgcgaaaaaacaataataaagcATTGCATAAAAGTCTTTTTTATCGGAATTGAAAACTCAAAATCGAAATTTAAATACTACCAATGATAATTACTGAGAAATCGTAATACCAAATAACGAAAACATATTTTACTACTTGCCTACAAGTATTTGTACACAAGCCTACAAAGTAACATTGAACGTGaccaaataatttaatattgtGGAAGATTTTTCCCCTCAACACGATATTTAATATACACACAAGTGTGCGCATGTATCCAAATGAAATGTAACAGAAATTTCAGCGGAGGAGCTGCACGTTCGGGGAGTGGGCACATATTTCAATAAACCGAAATAAAGAATATACATACCGATCAAGAGTCAACATATAAATGTGGGCTTCTCATTTGGGTTGTATAAGCACTTTATTCGAAGTCATACGAGTATAAAAATGCAGAGTCTAGAGTACATTAGAGTATATTTAACAGTATTAAAGTATATTAGATTAGCATAGTGATCGTCAGTCGATCGGCGGATAAACTACATAAGCATTATTTGGAATACACAGAGGGCGCAAATCGGCACCATTTAGAGTGCCAGTCCCAAGATCTGTTCCTGTTTGTATACGCCATGGTACGCGTTGCGTATAAGCACGTAGGGAAAGCAGGACTCAAGCAGATCCATTGTGAGGAAGGGCGATTGCTTGACGATTTCGTCGAGCAGCAAATAGATGGACTCTCGGTTCCGCGTCGCCTCTTTGTCGGACTCCTGGCCCAAGCGCAGTAGGGAAGAACTGGCCAGAGCAAGGAACTCTTTCATGCGGTCCTCCATGTCACTTTGACCGCATATGGTAAACAGAGCCCCGAAGATGTTATTAATGGCCGCCGCCATGCAGTGTGTGTTATTCGAGTGGCCATCGATTGTGGCCCTGTAGAAGGAATTTTCGTTACGGGCCAGTTTAGGTATAGATACCGCCACAAAAACCATGAGCAGACAGGCAGTGAGGTGTTCACCTTCATCGAACTCTGGTTTTTTTGATTTAAGAGTAGTTGCTAATGTGGGGTCTACCTTGCACAGAAGACCCGCTGCTGAGGCCATCTCGGAAGCAACCCGAATTTGGTCGCCTCCGGGCAAATGTTCTTGAAAGTCCTTCACTGAACTAAGCAGAAAGGGTATACGCTTATCCAGCACATCAACGAGGGCCTCATGCACTAGGTTGCGGAAGCAAATAATCACCCCAATGATCGTCATGCGTTGCAGCACGCGGTCCACATCCTGCAAACGCTTAAATTGCTCCTTCATCACTTCGGGTTTGTCAAAACTGGTGCGCAGTGTGATGAGCACTTCCTTGTTGGTGTTAACCAGCGACTTCAACTCTTGCACCTGGTTTGCTATGTGCCACATAAGTGTTTCGTTTAATGTTTTGATACCGTATGGTCCCACAAGTTCTGCAAGTGCTCGCAGCTCGTTGAGATCAGAGAATTCTTGCGGGTTAAATGGCACCCAGCCCTCGGGCGATATTGGCACAAAAGCCTTTTGGTTAATGGAGAACACAATGTTGCCAGCGGATACACGCCTCAGCAGAACCTCACTGTACCAGGTGTTGTACAGAGCGGCAATGGTTTTCTCACCATGAGAGTCCAAAGCCTGTGTTTGCTGCAGCAGGCAATTGTTGAAGACTCGTGTTATGTCTATGTGCACGTAGTTCTCTACTGTTTGCAGCACGTTCATGTAGGCTCGAACGCTGGCCAGCAGCTCCGAGGGCTTGGCTATCTCCATTGTCTCCTGGTTGAACATCACCATACCAACAAGATCTCGGGAAAAGCGGTGTTCCAGATTCTGACAAAGATACTCGCGAGGTGCGAAAGCAAACTCCCAAACGTTGACCGTGGGGCAATAGTTGATAGCGAAACAAAGCTCCGTCAGGGCCATGTGCAGCTTGTCCATCGTCGTCAGATCCTCTCTTGTCTTTCGATACGACTCGTCTCCTGGCTTTCGTATGTCGTCAAAATGCTTAGACTTCGATTTGTCCTTCTTCTTGCGAGCAGATTGTACAGACAGAATTTTAGCACAGTGCTTGGGCAATAAAGCGTCTGCCATGGTGCACTGCTCATCGCAAATTGTGGTTATAATGTTTTTAGCCTCCTTGGCCATTTCCtcaagaaatatatttaccaCGCTGAGTGACCTCTCTCGTATGTGGTGACGCTCCTCCGGACACATTTCGTGTGTACAATTTTGGAAGTGGCTGCAGATCAAGGGAAAGGCTATAATATAGCGGTTCTGCGCGGGAAACTCCAAGCACATGTGGAATTGGTCGTCAAACATTTTGTTATAGAAGCAGAAGATACTAAGATCCGAGGTTTCTACTAGTATTTCGTCCAAGTTATCGACCACCCTAGTGTGGAAAACCATTGAATCCAGAAGACGGGCCAGCTCTGCATGCTCTGTGATCCTAAGTGCAGCCTTTCCCACACTCCTTTCCCACACTCATGTACGTTTGAAGCCGGAACCAGTCCAGGCGGAATGGTCGAAAATAGAAGAGTTCGTTGTCTTCCACCTGCTTAACTGTCAGGGCTGCTGCCGTGTTGTAGAGCGAACTGAAGATTATGCTTTCGTCTTCCGGACACATTTGCAGACTTTGCATTCGAATATTAAGATCCGTGGCATCGAATCCGGACAAGTATTGTACGTAATATCGCTGCATTACCTGGCTGTATTTACGTACCAGAGCTCGGAGTTCCTCCATGTGGAATAAGAGCTCCGGCAGCTGTCGGTCTACAAGATCTTCATTGCTCTTTCCTATAA
This portion of the Drosophila santomea strain STO CAGO 1482 chromosome 3L, Prin_Dsan_1.1, whole genome shotgun sequence genome encodes:
- the LOC120450510 gene encoding SRSF protein kinase 2 isoform X2; its protein translation is MDNWGSTAPTADLEKAICPMQGNATFGLDWRASLLDRWLDLYPGYMHRLQLLLSLAGRVHLLSRHIIATLAQDPIFMGVLQGSMLLLFLFLMHLLRLWSCGGGAEQPLNPTPDVAKNLSCDFNFVSEQEKRAVQEAATEALLEVEEKKRRKRFTKKRNCVSAGPILIALRHQSKRPKHRSQAALLFEPVSPGEVILDTYLPPREQPLTIRLPQLAEPLKEEETEYNELKSEPRGTLSTTDEIYPDSSDSSLYVSDEEQEDASQYCRGGYHPVVIGDIFDNRFRVVRKLGWGHFSTVWLCRDLKDEKYVALKVVKSAPHYIETAADEIRLLEAIRDADPMDVKRERIVRLMNHFTVRGVNGMHTCLVFEALGCSLYKLIVKNNYQGLGIAQVRNIIRQVLEGLDYLHSKCSIIHTDIKPENILLVIDNAAAMNQQIDDEINSLRVKGADFPDSYISSIEKQTKSRAKWPLIEPNGSTNTNTSNSTATNSNSSTPLAAVIMSTLDKEDTTTTTSSTLNSNTTSSLASKYSSLLGDCECNGGLGGSANLNNRYRAEKKITAKSSGDWEEDGESDTLGEQSTLASTIGTPTDPDPEPDPQPKDEPEPQPEPSEGAIPELPTPNSTYSSCLSHNTATIAKSKINSNILSTSTSLTSTNENSLTNTNTTTAATSAPSNDTPSLTPAPALSSATPPSTCTPSFTQIAPPATAPATSTTCTTSAELYNGDHKTTSTSTTSTSTTTTSNAISSATTTIAPTTTAIAKLNVHANAIPSQNQSQSSQNNTYTIQSLIDNSNVRVKIADLGNACYDYHHFTEDIQTRQYRSIEVLLGAPYNYTADIWSTACLAFELATGDYLFDPHAGESYSRDEDHLAHIVELLGSIPQSVILRGKHGLKYFTSYGSLRNITKLKPWSLMNVLVEKYDWDPVEAKKFSDFLLPMLEYNPVIRASAAECLQHPWLEQEEFV
- the LOC120450510 gene encoding SRSF protein kinase 3 isoform X7, which gives rise to MAGLIGTANGKHHHPHLISPTHTSLPAGICSSDSGISTLSAISPPLSTSTTTASGAGGGVGGSGGSPQLRTSPALSMLGSATATASGITTSAGGGLTAGILGPAASIDLGSSPLSRRNYSNSLKGFSFRRSFDDKIITPPYLSRAPAYTHGITYPHFHSPQPATNTPHHIHLHHHGNGTAAGSGSSVGSGSGSGTGSGSGAGGLYQQPLSLASMTAALPLTPLYGSPLSLPLTSSQSTTKLSYRDDFLQQIGYLPTTRIYSTPTSIVDEDKAQQDFLSLSLSPPLNRRRDMPALRGPFVSLSEPRGTLSTTDEIYPDSSDSSLYVSDEEQEDASQYCRGGYHPVVIGDIFDNRFRVVRKLGWGHFSTVWLCRDLKDEKYVALKVVKSAPHYIETAADEIRLLEAIRDADPMDVKRERIVRLMNHFTVRGVNGMHTCLVFEALGCSLYKLIVKNNYQGLGIAQVRNIIRQVLEGLDYLHSKCSIIHTDIKPENILLVIDNAAAMNQQIDDEINSLRVKGADFPDSYISSIEKQTKSRAKWPLIEPNGSTNTNTSNSTATNSNSSTPLAAVIMSTLDKEDTTTTTSSTLNSNTTSSLASKYSSLLGDCECNGGLGGSANLNNRYRAEKKITAKYHHFTEDIQTRQYRSIEVLLGAPYNYTADIWSTACLAFELATGDYLFDPHAGESYSRDEDHLAHIVELLGSIPQSVILRGKHGLKYFTSYGSLRNITKLKPWSLMNVLVEKYDWDPVEAKKFSDFLLPMLEYNPVIRASAAECLQHPWLEQEEFV
- the LOC120450510 gene encoding SRSF protein kinase 3 isoform X5, producing MAGLIGTANGKHHHPHLISPTHTSLPAGICSSDSGISTLSAISPPLSTSTTTASGAGGGVGGSGGSPQLRTSPALSMLGSATATASGITTSAGGGLTAGILGPAASIDLGSSPLSRRNYSNSLKGFSFRRSFDDKIITPPYLSRAPAYTHGITYPHFHSPQPATNTPHHIHLHHHGNGTAAGSGSSVGSGSGSGTGSGSGAGGLYQQPLSLASMTAALPLTPLYGSPLSLPLTSSQSTTKLSYRDDFLQQIGYLPTTRIYSTPTSIVDEDKAQQDFLSLSLSPPLNRRRDMPALRGPFVSLSEPRGTLSTTDEIYPDSSDSSLYVSDEEQEDASQYCRGGYHPVVIGDIFDNRFRVVRKLGWGHFSTVWLCRDLKDEKYVALKVVKSAPHYIETAADEIRLLEAIRDADPMDVKRERIVRLMNHFTVRGVNGMHTCLVFEALGCSLYKLIVKNNYQGLGIAQVRNIIRQVLEGLDYLHSKCSIIHTDIKPENILLVIDNAAAMNQQIDDEINSLRVKGADFPDSYISSIEKQTKSRAKWPLIEPNGSTNTNTSNSTATNSNSSTPLAAVIMSTLDKEDTTTTTSSTLNSNTTSSLASKYSSLLGDCECNGGLGGSANLNNRYRAEKKITAKNQSQSSQNNTYTIQSLIDNSNVRVKIADLGNACYDYHHFTEDIQTRQYRSIEVLLGAPYNYTADIWSTACLAFELATGDYLFDPHAGESYSRDEDHLAHIVELLGSIPQSVILRGKHGLKYFTSYGSLRNITKLKPWSLMNVLVEKYDWDPVEAKKFSDFLLPMLEYNPVIRASAAECLQHPWLEQEEFV